Sequence from the Prosthecobacter debontii genome:
TCCATGCGCTGCCAGACGTGACGTGGGCTGCGAATCTCCAAAGCCAGGGGTTCAAACCGAAGCGCTCCTTCACACAAACGCACTTCATCGATCCGGCCTGGAAAGCCTCCATAGTTACTGCCGATACGATCCCCCAGATGCAAAGCCCGCACACCCGGCACCACCGGCCCGAAGCCAGGCTTGTAAGCTTGACTGATGAGTGAACCATTCCGATAAAAGGTGACGGTGCCCGCCGCGTCATAGCTGAAGGCGATGTGCTGCCACTGATCTGCAACCATGGGGATCGGTTCAGAGGCAAAGGTTTCAGACACCGAGCCAAAACCCAGCGTCACCCAGAGGCGTCGAGCTCCATTGGTCTCGGGTTCCAGCAATTGCCACGTGTAGTCGGTGTGATTGTCGATGACGTAACGTTTATCCGCCAGATAACAGCGGCCGGCCTGTGCATGATCGGCTCCCGGTTGGATCCACATCTCCAGGGTAAAGGCTCCTACCGGAGACAATCTTCCTGCGCCTGTGACGCGTAAGCCATGGGCCTGCTTGAGGTCATAACCACAAGTCATGCTGTGCCCCAGGCGACCTTCGGTGGCGGCCGCCGCTCCATTCAAGACGAGGTCGTGGCCTTTGCCCGAGCTGTCTTTGAGTTCACTCCCGGCATCGAACTTCCAATACCCCAGCACATGAGTCCCGGTGGCATCTGCACCCGTGTATCCGGTTTCCCAGTTTTCTTGATGAGCTGCCAGGCTGAGGCCGGGCAGGCAGAGGAGCACGAAGAACAACAAACGAGGCATGAGAAGTATGAGGTAGGCGCACACGCTTTGGCGGGATCGAGAATGTGCGGGCATGGGAGAGAGCCGCTAGGTCCGCGCAAGTAACGGTGATGGGACCTTGAAACAATCGTGCCTCGGCCACCTCCTTCCCGTTTCCTTTCTGACGGATGACCATCTTTTTGTGATAAAGAACTCATCACTTGAGTTGCGAATGTGGTCGGACTGTTTCACATGCTTCCAGTTATCATGCCACCCCCGCCAGGCATCACCCCACCAGCCTCGGACATCGTCACTCTGAGTTTGATCTCGCATACGAATGCGGGCAAGACGACGCTCGCCCGAACCCTCCTCCGCAAAGATGTGGGTGAAGTGAAGGATGCCGCGCATGTGACTCTCTTCAATGAATCCTTCACCCTGTTGGAGGAAGAGGCGCGTTTGCTACGGCTCTGGGATACACCGGGCTTTGGTGATAGCGCTCGCCTTTTGAAGCGACTGAAGCGGGAGCGTAATCCGGTGCTGTGGTTTCTCTCTCAAGCCTGGGATCGCATCTCTGACAAGCCGCTGTGGTGCAGCCAGCAGGCCTTGAAGAACGTGCGTGATGAAGCCGATGTGGTGCTCTATCTGGTCAATGCCACGGAGCCCCCAGAAGTGGCCGCCTACATCGCGCCTGAGATGGAGATCCTGAGCTGGGTGGGTAAACCGGTGCTGGTCTTGCTGAATCAAACCGGCCCGCTGAGTGATCCCGAAACGGAAGAGGCTGAGCTGGCCACATGGAAGACGCATCTGGCCACCTGGCCTCTGGTGCGTGACGTGCTGCGCATGGATGCCTTTGCCCGCTGCTGGGTGCAGGAAGATAAGCTGATGGATTGCCTGACGCCCCTGCTCTCCGAGCAGAAGGCCGAGCCCTTCAAGCATCTGAAGAAAGCCTGGCGGCAAAGAAATCTGGATGTGTTCAATCAATCCAGCCGTGTCTTGTCTGAACTGCTCACCGCAGCCGTGGTGGATGGCATCGAGGTGCGCAATGAAACGCTCTTGGAGCGTGTCGGCTTTGGCCGCACCGAATTGAATCGTGAGTATCAGGAGTCACGTGAAAAGCTGGCCACGCATCTGGCAGATCGCATGACTGCGGCGACGAATGCGTTGATCCGCTTGCATGGCTTGGAAGGTGAGTCCGCACGTGCACTCGGTGCGTTGGCCAAGGAGCAGTTCCATTCACCGCAAGCGGTGCCTGAAGCCATCTGGAGTGTCGTGGGCAGCTTCGCCGGTGGTGCCATGGGTGGCCTGATCGCAGACTTGAAGATGGGCGGCATGACCTTTGGTGGCGGTGCCTTGGTGGGCGGCTTAGCCGCAGGCCTTGGAGCTTATGCGCTGATCTTGAGCTATAACCTTGTGCGTGGTGAAGATCATCGCCTGCATTGGTCTCGAGAACACTTTCGTGAGCAAGTGCGCTTAGCCATCCTCACCTATCTAGCCGTGGCTCACTTTGGCCGCGGTCGTGGTGAATGGCAGGAGAGTGTGGAGCCCGAGCATTGGAACCGTGTCGTGGATGAAGTGCTGCAAGAACATCTCGAAGGCGTGGATCGTTTGTGGCGTGATGGCGTGCAGAAAGGTGTGTTGCCTTCTGCATTGTCAAAGGCGGCGCTTCCGTTGGTGACGGATTGCCTCTCATGCACACTCGCTCGTTTGTATCCCGATGCAGAGATCGAGATCTAAGCGCGTTTTATTCACAGTGAGATGGGTATAACTGCATCTCATCCGCATGCATGATGGGCTGAAACAAAGAGACCCTCCGGCATGCGGAGCCGGAGGGTCTGGTTTGGCGATCCAGCAACCAACAACAGTGAGGATCGTTGGCACGAAAGTCTTAGCTGAGGAATAGCTGCAACATCGTGTGCCTGTCAGGATTAACCTCAACAGACAGGCGGAGGTTAAAAAGTTTTATCCACCGCGTCAACCCACGGGGTTGTTTTTTGCAAAAACGGAAAGAATTATCATATTTGAGAACCCTTTTTTCCGTTAAAATCCTGATAATTTTAGAAGAAAGTGCCTTGACAGGGGTGTGCATAAGCAACTGTTCATGTGAATAAGTCCAATAAGATCCACCGCATTGCCATGGCTTCGAGAAGGGTTTCATGCAGCCTGAGAAAGATGGTGCGGGCCATTTTCGTTCCTGTTCTTCGCCCATCTTCAGAGAAGTGGGCTGGTCCTGAACCTGTCAGCGAAACTGATTGAAGATGTGCCAGTCACGCTGACGTTGGCACATCCCCACCCCCAGCCAGGACTTTCTTCACATGGTCACCCATCGCTTTCATCGCACCGCCACGTGGTCCGCATTCGCGGCGTCTCTTTTGACCCTCTCCCTCCACGCCAATGATTGGCCCACCTGGCGTGGTCCCCTTCAGACCGGTGTCAGCCTGGAGCATTACACCAATGCCGGAGGCCTCCCCGAAACCGCCGCCTGGACCTACGATGCCCGCAGCCGCGGCACGCCGGTCGTCTTCGAGGGCAAGGTGATCCTCTGGGGCTACCGCGGAGAAACCACGGACCTGACCGAACTCCTGACCGTTCTGGATGCGAAGACGGGCGAGAAGATCTGGGAAGTGGCGTTTTCAGACTACCTGAGCGACTCCATCTACAACCGCTACGCCATCGGTGCGCCGACGGTGGACCCGGAAACGAAGCGCATCTACCTGGTCAGCAATGCGGGCCTTTTCATGTGCTATGAGATGGACGGCAAGAAGGTCTTTGAGATTCCTTTGATGGAAGATCTGGGCCGTATGACCTTCCCCAACGCCCGTGTGGGGAGCCCCGTGATCGAGGGCGACCTGGTGCTCACGCACTTCATTTACTCCAACTGGGGTGCCGATGGCCCGGCCGCTGACCGCATCTATGCCTTCGATAAGAAGACGGGAGAGCTCGTCTGGTGGGCTCGCCCCGGTGTCGTCCCCCCCGTGGACAGCTCCTACTCCACCCCCGTGCTGGAGACTCGCGATGGCAAACGTGTGGCCTACTACGCCACAGGCTGCGGCCACGTGGTCTGCGTGAATGCCCGCAATGGCCAGACCTACTGGAAGATGCCGATCTGCAAAAACGGGGTGAACGCCTCCGTGGTGCTGCACAAAGGCAACAAACTCATCGCCATCCACAACGATGAAAACGTGGACAGCTCTGAAAAAGGCCGCCTCGTCGCCATTCGCCTGCCGGAAAAACTGACCGCCGCCCCTGGACCTGAGAGCACCGTCCTGGAAGGGGCTGAGATCTGGAGACAACCCCTGGGAGCCACCAGCAGTTCTCCGATCGTCGTCGATGACTTTGTCTATCAGCTCACCGACGGTGGTGAACTCTACTGCATCAACGCCGAGTCCGGCGAAGAACTGTGGAAGAAGAAACTGAGCAATGCCAACCTGCACTCCTCCCCCTTGTATGTGGATGGCCTGCTGTATTGCCCCATGATGGAGGGCAAACTCGTCGTCGTGAAAGCCGGTGCGAAGGACGCTGAGATCGTTCAGGAGATCAAATTGGAAGGTCAGTGCCTGGGGGCCCCCTCCGTCTGCGATGGTGTGCTGTATGTCACCACCACCGAAAGGCTGTATAGCTTCCCCATCCCCAACAGCGGCATCAAGGTGGACCCAGTCCCTGCGGTGCAAATCCCCAAAGCAGGTGCCCCTGCCGCCCTGCAGATCATCCCCGCCGAAGTGACCATGATGAGTGGTGGCAAGCAGAGCTTCCGCGTGCGTAGCGTGGATGCCAATGGCTTTGTCGTCAGTGACGATGTCAAAGGCGTGAAGTGGGAAACCTTCATCCCGCCCACGGCGAAAGTGAAGGCCACGATGGATGCCAAGTTCAACGACGCCGGTGAGTTGGTCGCCGCCGCAGATGCGAAGGAAAGCGCCGGGGCCTTCAAAGCCACCGCCGAGGGCTTGTCCGGCACCATTCGTGGCCGCGTGCTGAAAAATCTGCCACTCATCGAAAACTTCGATGAGTATGAGCTCCATGAAGATCAGCCCAGCGAAGGCGTGAAGTTCTCTTACCCGCCGCTGCCATGGATCGGTGCCCGCTTCAAGTTCGACATCCGTGAGCTGAACGGTAACAAGGTGTTTGCGAAGACCTTCGACCGCCTGCTCTTCCAGCGTGCCACCGTGTTCGTCGGTCCCTCCCATCTCTCCAACTACACCATGCAAGCTGATGTCCTCACCGATGGCAGCGCCCGTGCGAAGTCGGACATCGGCATGGTGAACCAGCGCTACCTCATCTGTCTGCGTGGCAATGCCAACAAACTGGAAATCAGCTCCAACCTGGAGCGCCTGAAGCAGGATGCCCCATTCAAGGTGTCCCCCAACACCTGGTATACGCTGAAGACCCGCGTGGATGTCCATGAGGACGGCAGCGGTGTGGTGCGTGGCAAGGTGTGGGCGAAAGATCAGCCTGAGCCTGAAGCCTGGACCCTGGAAGCCAAAGTGGCCAACGCCCACAAACAAGGCAGCCCCGGCATCTTCGGCTTCACCCCCCTCAACCAGAAGCGTGTTTATCTGGATAATTTGAGCATCACTCCGAACAAGTAACGCGTTCATTGTCTAATTGCCTTTCACATGAAGCTGAAAAACACCCTCCTACTCGCGCTTCTCAGCGCCTCTTCTCTCCACGCGGCCGATTGGCCCGAGTGGGGTGGCGGTAAGACCCGCAACATGGTGTCCGAGGAAAAAGGACTCCCCACGGATTTCGATCCCGGTAAAAAATACGGTCCCAAAGCAGCCCCGAAGATTGCTGGACGCCTCCGCCCCAACGCGGAAGAAGCCAATAAAGGTCCGGGCGCTGAAGACATCGACATGAGCACCACCAAGAACTGCCTCTGGGTGGCCAAGCTCGGCTCCCAGACCTACGGCACACCCGTGGTGGCCAATGGCACCGTCTATGTCGGCACCAACAATGAGTCTCCACGTGATCCGAAAAACATCGGCGACCGTGGCATCGTCATGGCCTTCGATGAGAAGACCGGAGCCTTCAAATGGCAGATGGTGAGTCCGAAAATGGGAAGCGGTAAGGTGAATGACTGGGAATACCTCGGCATCTGTGCCAGCCCGACCATCGTTGGCAATCGTGCCTACGTGCCGAGCAACCGCTGCCAGATCGTCTGCCTGGACGTGGAAGGCATGGCCAACGGCAACGATGGCATGAAAGAAGAAGCCGACTTCATGGCTGTGCCAGACAAGGACGGTAAGCTGACCCCCATCCAGCCCGGCGATAAAGATGCCGACATCATCTGGGTGTATGACATGTATAAAGAACTGGGCGTCTTCCAACACAACGCCACCTCCGGTTATCCCCTGATCATCGGTGACAAGCTGTTCGCCCCTACCTGCAACGGCGTGGACTGGACTCACACCAACATCCCGTCTCCACAGTCCCCCAGCTTCATCATGCTGAATGCCAACGATGGCTCTCTCATGGGTGAAATGGATCATGTGGCGAGTGAGCGCGTGCTGCATTGCTCCTGGTCCAGCCCGACCTACACCGAAGTGAATGGCAAGCCGATGATCATCTTCGCCGCCGGTGACGGCTGGGTCTATGCCATGGCTCCAGAGACGGAGAAGAAGGACGACTTCGACATCCTCAAAGAATACTGGCGCTATGATGCCAACCCACCTGAGTATCGTAAAAACGATGCCGGTGAGCCCATCAAGTATGTGGAATACGATGGCCCAAGTGAAATCATCGCCACGCCTGTGGTGCATGACGGTCTGGTCTATGTAAACATCGGTCAGGACCCAGAGCACGGTGAAGGCGTGGGCATGCTGAGCTGCATCGACCCGAAAGGCAGCGGCGATATCTCCGGTAAAGCCGTCTGGACCTTCAAGGGCATCGAGCGCTCCATCTCCACCCCTGCCGTCAAGGACGGGCTGGTTTACACCGCTGACTACACCGGCCGTGTGTTCTGCCTGGACGCCAAGACGGGTGA
This genomic interval carries:
- a CDS encoding GTPase domain-containing protein, with amino-acid sequence MPPPPGITPPASDIVTLSLISHTNAGKTTLARTLLRKDVGEVKDAAHVTLFNESFTLLEEEARLLRLWDTPGFGDSARLLKRLKRERNPVLWFLSQAWDRISDKPLWCSQQALKNVRDEADVVLYLVNATEPPEVAAYIAPEMEILSWVGKPVLVLLNQTGPLSDPETEEAELATWKTHLATWPLVRDVLRMDAFARCWVQEDKLMDCLTPLLSEQKAEPFKHLKKAWRQRNLDVFNQSSRVLSELLTAAVVDGIEVRNETLLERVGFGRTELNREYQESREKLATHLADRMTAATNALIRLHGLEGESARALGALAKEQFHSPQAVPEAIWSVVGSFAGGAMGGLIADLKMGGMTFGGGALVGGLAAGLGAYALILSYNLVRGEDHRLHWSREHFREQVRLAILTYLAVAHFGRGRGEWQESVEPEHWNRVVDEVLQEHLEGVDRLWRDGVQKGVLPSALSKAALPLVTDCLSCTLARLYPDAEIEI
- a CDS encoding outer membrane protein assembly factor BamB family protein, producing MVTHRFHRTATWSAFAASLLTLSLHANDWPTWRGPLQTGVSLEHYTNAGGLPETAAWTYDARSRGTPVVFEGKVILWGYRGETTDLTELLTVLDAKTGEKIWEVAFSDYLSDSIYNRYAIGAPTVDPETKRIYLVSNAGLFMCYEMDGKKVFEIPLMEDLGRMTFPNARVGSPVIEGDLVLTHFIYSNWGADGPAADRIYAFDKKTGELVWWARPGVVPPVDSSYSTPVLETRDGKRVAYYATGCGHVVCVNARNGQTYWKMPICKNGVNASVVLHKGNKLIAIHNDENVDSSEKGRLVAIRLPEKLTAAPGPESTVLEGAEIWRQPLGATSSSPIVVDDFVYQLTDGGELYCINAESGEELWKKKLSNANLHSSPLYVDGLLYCPMMEGKLVVVKAGAKDAEIVQEIKLEGQCLGAPSVCDGVLYVTTTERLYSFPIPNSGIKVDPVPAVQIPKAGAPAALQIIPAEVTMMSGGKQSFRVRSVDANGFVVSDDVKGVKWETFIPPTAKVKATMDAKFNDAGELVAAADAKESAGAFKATAEGLSGTIRGRVLKNLPLIENFDEYELHEDQPSEGVKFSYPPLPWIGARFKFDIRELNGNKVFAKTFDRLLFQRATVFVGPSHLSNYTMQADVLTDGSARAKSDIGMVNQRYLICLRGNANKLEISSNLERLKQDAPFKVSPNTWYTLKTRVDVHEDGSGVVRGKVWAKDQPEPEAWTLEAKVANAHKQGSPGIFGFTPLNQKRVYLDNLSITPNK
- a CDS encoding outer membrane protein assembly factor BamB family protein is translated as MKLKNTLLLALLSASSLHAADWPEWGGGKTRNMVSEEKGLPTDFDPGKKYGPKAAPKIAGRLRPNAEEANKGPGAEDIDMSTTKNCLWVAKLGSQTYGTPVVANGTVYVGTNNESPRDPKNIGDRGIVMAFDEKTGAFKWQMVSPKMGSGKVNDWEYLGICASPTIVGNRAYVPSNRCQIVCLDVEGMANGNDGMKEEADFMAVPDKDGKLTPIQPGDKDADIIWVYDMYKELGVFQHNATSGYPLIIGDKLFAPTCNGVDWTHTNIPSPQSPSFIMLNANDGSLMGEMDHVASERVLHCSWSSPTYTEVNGKPMIIFAAGDGWVYAMAPETEKKDDFDILKEYWRYDANPPEYRKNDAGEPIKYVEYDGPSEIIATPVVHDGLVYVNIGQDPEHGEGVGMLSCIDPKGSGDISGKAVWTFKGIERSISTPAVKDGLVYTADYTGRVFCLDAKTGEEYWKFDTKGHIWASPLIADGKLYIGNEEGELFILAEGKELKEIQTIEFPSPLLGGVVAANGCLYVPTHTHLYCFKEGGKPVETAAK